A genomic region of bacterium contains the following coding sequences:
- a CDS encoding D-alanine--D-alanine ligase family protein, with translation MKTIGVIFGGRSVEHDISIITGQFIIAALGAAPGFVPVPIYIARSGRWYSAESLADVATFRRHDFTQHLESLRRPVIRTDGEFSLGFPGLFGAHATRRLDVAFPVLHGTNGEDGMLAGILSGAVIPFVGCDIAASAIAMDKALAKIVTERVGIPSTPYVFFTKREWNAERPRIEKEISVLHSPLFVKPVHLGSSIGVTRVESQGGLEQAVEVALHYDDKVIVEQGVPNLIEVNCAVLGNEEVRTSVLEQPLAKAALLSFDDKYMRGGKGSKGGSGSMSGAKESVRIPAPVDEKIAATIREFSVRAFRAIGGSGTARFDFLIDQKSGSVYLNEINPLPGSLQQHLWKASGVSNVELVTKLIALAEERFADKQKRVTTFASSVLQRGS, from the coding sequence ATGAAAACGATCGGCGTCATTTTCGGCGGGCGGTCGGTGGAGCACGATATCTCCATCATCACCGGCCAGTTTATCATTGCGGCACTCGGCGCGGCGCCGGGGTTTGTGCCGGTGCCGATCTACATCGCGCGCTCCGGCCGTTGGTACAGCGCCGAGTCGCTTGCTGACGTTGCGACATTCAGACGGCACGATTTTACACAGCATCTTGAATCGCTGCGGCGGCCGGTTATTCGGACCGACGGAGAGTTTTCGCTCGGCTTCCCCGGACTGTTCGGAGCGCATGCAACTCGTCGCCTTGACGTCGCGTTTCCTGTGCTCCACGGGACTAACGGCGAGGACGGCATGCTCGCCGGCATTTTGAGCGGTGCCGTCATCCCCTTCGTCGGCTGCGACATCGCGGCATCTGCGATCGCGATGGACAAGGCGCTCGCGAAGATTGTAACCGAGCGCGTCGGCATCCCTTCGACGCCGTACGTTTTTTTCACCAAGCGAGAATGGAATGCGGAGCGACCGCGAATTGAAAAAGAGATTTCGGTTTTACATTCTCCGCTCTTCGTGAAGCCGGTTCATCTCGGCTCGAGCATCGGCGTCACCCGAGTCGAGTCGCAGGGAGGGCTTGAGCAAGCAGTCGAGGTGGCGTTGCACTACGATGATAAAGTGATCGTCGAGCAGGGCGTGCCGAACCTCATCGAAGTGAACTGCGCCGTGCTGGGGAATGAGGAAGTGCGGACAAGCGTGCTCGAGCAGCCGCTCGCCAAAGCGGCACTTTTAAGCTTCGACGATAAATACATGCGTGGCGGCAAAGGAAGCAAAGGCGGCTCGGGCTCAATGAGCGGGGCGAAAGAGTCAGTGCGGATTCCGGCTCCAGTCGACGAAAAGATCGCCGCGACCATTCGTGAATTTTCGGTGCGCGCATTCCGCGCGATCGGCGGCAGCGGCACGGCGCGCTTCGATTTCCTTATTGACCAGAAGTCGGGAAGCGTCTACCTCAACGAGATTAATCCACTCCCCGGCAGTTTGCAGCAGCACCTCTGGAAGGCATCGGGCGTCTCGAACGTTGAGCTCGTTACAAAACTCATCGCGCTTGCCGAGGAGCGCTTTGCCGACAAGCAGAAGCGCGTTACAACCTTTGCGTCAAGCGTGTTGCAACGAGGTTCTTAA
- the murF gene encoding UDP-N-acetylmuramoyl-tripeptide--D-alanyl-D-alanine ligase, protein MSSIVMRALTRFHPRLISSLVYMLQASEYEPERYSASVRRTTDFRAVQKRKRLRYTPKAKLLLSAAWLIAAAWIIAVASFTLSLNAPFVFRIFALMLGVAALPFALPRAMLAPLFLLRMAQAPIERYLIKKAQRKIQQLRAVKIAIAGSYGKTTMKEILRTVLSDGKKIAATPGNANTPIGISRFVETLRGDEEVLIFEFGEYYSGDIAALCELVEPDIGVITGVNEAHLERFKIIDRTTKTIFELAEYLGERPLFVNGESSHAAQAAAPRHRLYSRQGVAHWRVNGETTGIEGTRFTLSCGAHKIEATSGLLGMHQIGPLAAAAVIAFELGLSVPEIEQGTRKTRAFEHRLEPRRDAGGVVTIDDTYNGNPDGARAAIEFLRCVDAKRRIYVTPGLVEMGERSAAVHEEIGRSLAKIADVVVLVANSATPHIARGLTAALFKGELLWYDDALQMYAALPMLTVAGDVVLLQNDWPDGYV, encoded by the coding sequence ATGAGCTCGATTGTCATGCGCGCGCTGACGCGGTTTCATCCGCGCCTCATCTCCTCCCTCGTCTATATGCTCCAGGCGAGCGAGTATGAGCCGGAGCGCTACAGCGCGTCGGTGCGGAGGACAACTGATTTTCGCGCGGTACAAAAACGAAAACGGCTGCGCTACACGCCGAAAGCGAAGCTCCTGCTCTCGGCGGCATGGCTGATTGCTGCTGCGTGGATTATCGCGGTGGCTTCCTTTACTCTCTCGTTGAACGCGCCGTTCGTCTTTCGTATCTTTGCACTCATGCTCGGTGTTGCGGCGTTGCCGTTTGCTCTGCCGCGGGCTATGCTCGCGCCGTTATTTTTGCTGCGCATGGCGCAGGCGCCGATTGAGCGGTACCTAATAAAAAAAGCGCAGCGGAAAATCCAGCAATTAAGAGCGGTAAAAATCGCGATCGCCGGAAGCTACGGCAAGACGACGATGAAAGAAATCCTGCGCACGGTATTGAGTGATGGTAAAAAAATTGCTGCGACGCCCGGCAACGCGAACACTCCCATTGGGATCAGCCGGTTTGTGGAGACGCTTCGCGGCGACGAGGAGGTTTTGATTTTTGAGTTCGGCGAGTATTACTCGGGCGACATTGCGGCGCTGTGCGAACTGGTCGAGCCGGACATCGGCGTTATTACCGGCGTCAATGAGGCGCACCTCGAGCGGTTCAAAATCATTGATCGGACGACAAAGACGATATTCGAACTTGCAGAGTATCTGGGTGAAAGACCACTTTTTGTGAACGGCGAGAGTTCGCATGCCGCTCAAGCTGCCGCGCCGCGCCACCGGCTCTACTCGCGGCAAGGAGTAGCCCACTGGCGCGTGAATGGGGAGACGACTGGCATCGAGGGAACAAGATTCACGCTCTCTTGCGGCGCGCACAAGATTGAAGCGACCTCGGGCCTCCTCGGAATGCACCAAATTGGGCCGCTTGCGGCAGCGGCAGTAATTGCCTTCGAGCTCGGCTTATCGGTCCCGGAGATCGAGCAGGGCACCCGAAAGACCAGGGCATTTGAGCATCGGCTCGAGCCACGGCGGGACGCGGGCGGCGTCGTCACGATTGACGACACCTATAATGGCAACCCCGACGGCGCGCGGGCGGCGATTGAGTTTCTGCGCTGCGTAGATGCCAAAAGACGAATCTACGTTACTCCCGGGCTTGTCGAGATGGGGGAGCGTAGTGCTGCGGTGCATGAGGAAATCGGACGTTCGCTCGCGAAGATCGCGGACGTCGTGGTGCTTGTCGCCAACTCGGCGACGCCGCATATCGCACGCGGACTCACCGCCGCTCTCTTCAAAGGAGAGCTCCTCTGGTACGATGATGCGCTCCAGATGTACGCGGCGCTCCCGATGCTCACCGTCGCGGGGGACGTCGTCCTCCTCCAAAACGACTGGCCGGATGGGTATGTGTGA